In a single window of the Desulfovibrio mangrovi genome:
- a CDS encoding lactate racemase domain-containing protein, with translation MWTPDITRWPMLAPVRQRFDAQSVQNVEAAVRDTVAQLFASGKLKAVTAGQTVAITAGSRGIDRIAEVTAALVAICRDMGLDPYIVPSMGSHGGATAEGQVKVLASLGITEASIGAPIRSSMDVVRLGETEDGIPVFMDSLAMQADHIIIANRIKSHTKFKAPIESGLFKMACIGLGKHTGAALYHKLAVRHGFARVIREAGRLTLAKAPILFGLGLVENAHGKLHTIKAIAARNVEAEEEKLLMLCKQLSPKLPFAAVDLLIVDAIGKNISGTGMDVNVTGRNRDILGDFTSTPRISRIFVRDLTPESEGNALGIGFADFTTDRLVNAMDYGKTVTNALTGISPEKAAIPIHYPTDRQALQAALHSLGDWQPETVRIVRIADTLHLENIYVSPALFEELPLSATHFAQAEAMHFGPDDNLLPFPA, from the coding sequence ATGTGGACGCCGGATATCACCCGCTGGCCCATGCTGGCTCCCGTCCGCCAACGTTTTGATGCGCAGTCGGTGCAGAACGTCGAAGCCGCCGTACGTGATACGGTTGCGCAGCTGTTCGCCTCCGGCAAGCTCAAAGCGGTAACGGCAGGCCAAACCGTAGCCATTACCGCAGGCAGCCGAGGCATTGACCGCATAGCGGAAGTAACCGCCGCGTTGGTCGCCATCTGCCGCGACATGGGACTTGATCCCTACATCGTTCCTTCCATGGGCAGCCACGGTGGTGCCACGGCAGAGGGACAGGTCAAGGTTCTGGCTTCGCTGGGCATAACCGAAGCCAGCATCGGAGCCCCCATCCGCTCTTCCATGGATGTGGTCCGGCTCGGGGAAACAGAAGACGGCATTCCCGTGTTCATGGACTCTCTTGCCATGCAGGCAGACCACATCATTATTGCCAACCGCATCAAATCCCACACCAAGTTCAAAGCCCCCATAGAAAGCGGGCTGTTCAAGATGGCCTGCATCGGGCTGGGCAAGCACACCGGAGCGGCCCTGTATCACAAGCTTGCCGTCCGCCACGGGTTTGCCCGCGTAATCAGGGAAGCCGGCCGATTGACATTGGCCAAGGCTCCCATTCTGTTCGGACTCGGGCTGGTGGAAAACGCTCACGGCAAGCTGCATACCATCAAAGCCATTGCTGCTCGTAATGTTGAAGCGGAAGAAGAAAAGCTGCTCATGCTCTGCAAGCAGCTTTCCCCCAAGCTTCCCTTTGCCGCCGTCGATCTCCTCATTGTCGATGCCATCGGCAAGAACATCTCCGGAACCGGCATGGACGTGAACGTGACAGGCCGAAACCGCGATATTCTGGGCGACTTCACATCCACCCCAAGAATCAGCCGCATCTTCGTACGCGACCTTACGCCGGAATCCGAAGGCAACGCCCTCGGCATCGGCTTTGCCGACTTCACCACGGATCGCCTTGTGAATGCCATGGATTACGGCAAGACCGTAACCAACGCCCTGACGGGCATAAGTCCCGAAAAGGCAGCCATTCCCATCCACTACCCAACGGACAGACAGGCCCTGCAGGCTGCGCTGCATTCGCTGGGAGACTGGCAGCCGGAGACAGTCAGAATTGTCCGCATTGCCGACACGCTGCATCTGGAAAACATATACGTCTCCCCTGCCTTGTTCGAAGAGCTGCCTCTTTCCGCAACACACTTTGCACAGGCAGAAGCCATGCACTTCGGTCCGGATGACAACCTGCTCCCCTTCCCTGCCTGA
- a CDS encoding PPC domain-containing DNA-binding protein, with amino-acid sequence MKAAQGSMGRVFVLRLEDGDRLPDCIEQFAAENAIQGGLVSLVGGIGSGTLVVGPEDGDAEIITPVTRVFKAAHEAAALGTLFADSKGNPKLHMHTTLGRGDDTLTGCIRQGIDVWKIAEVVIMEIVDSGMVRKLDPAFNLELLSPE; translated from the coding sequence ATGAAAGCAGCACAGGGATCCATGGGGCGCGTTTTCGTCCTGCGACTTGAAGACGGCGACAGACTGCCGGACTGCATTGAACAATTCGCGGCGGAGAACGCCATTCAGGGCGGTCTTGTCTCACTGGTGGGTGGCATAGGCTCCGGCACGCTGGTCGTGGGACCGGAAGACGGCGACGCAGAAATCATCACCCCCGTGACCCGGGTTTTCAAAGCCGCCCACGAGGCCGCAGCGCTGGGCACCCTGTTTGCCGACTCCAAGGGCAATCCCAAATTGCACATGCATACTACCCTCGGGCGCGGAGACGATACCCTTACGGGCTGCATCCGTCAGGGTATAGACGTCTGGAAGATCGCCGAAGTGGTTATTATGGAAATCGTGGATTCCGGCATGGTACGCAAGCTTGATCCCGCCTTCAATCTTGAGCTGCTTTCGCCGGAGTAA
- a CDS encoding diguanylate cyclase translates to MGTTESPSSSRGKEALWVRYFLCLCVAVGIVLASLLATFLHHDKEIMARELVVRARMHFHSILIMRRWNADYGGVFVEKKPGVESNPYLINPDIATSNGTVLTKRNPALMTREISRIFDEAGLLRFRITSLNPLNPDNKANSFEQRALRSFALGETIELFEEYEEKGRKRFRYMAPLYTEESCLTCHGKQGYSVGDVRGGISVAYDITELRQEEAAKHVQLLVIAAGVLALLLGTLYAITRIMQLKLQKAQQAIETMAITDELTGLYNRRYAFQKLANELKLASRHGTLFTCLMLDIDYFKDVNDTYGHPSGDKVLQDLAGILRTNSRATDTVARFGGEEFMIILPLTDSEGACSAAEKIRKAVLEHVFKMDTDIELHLTVSVGCSTVRFGGDGIISVKDVVAMADKALYRAKRAGKNRVESLPLVAGTVGDVSVGNPEGV, encoded by the coding sequence ATGGGTACTACTGAATCTCCTTCATCTTCCAGAGGCAAGGAAGCTCTCTGGGTGCGTTATTTCCTTTGCCTGTGCGTGGCCGTAGGCATTGTTCTTGCCTCCCTGCTTGCCACATTTCTTCATCACGACAAAGAGATCATGGCCCGTGAACTGGTTGTACGGGCTCGCATGCACTTTCACAGTATTCTCATCATGCGTCGATGGAACGCCGATTACGGCGGCGTTTTTGTTGAAAAAAAGCCTGGAGTAGAGTCCAACCCCTATCTCATCAATCCGGATATTGCGACCTCCAACGGGACTGTGCTTACCAAGCGTAATCCTGCTCTCATGACCCGTGAGATATCCCGTATTTTTGATGAAGCAGGACTGCTGCGTTTCAGGATCACAAGTCTTAATCCACTGAATCCCGATAACAAGGCCAACTCATTCGAGCAGCGTGCCCTGCGGAGCTTTGCGCTTGGTGAAACCATTGAACTCTTTGAGGAGTATGAGGAAAAGGGCAGGAAGCGTTTCCGGTATATGGCTCCATTGTACACAGAGGAATCATGTCTTACGTGCCACGGAAAGCAAGGATACTCGGTGGGAGATGTCCGTGGCGGCATAAGCGTTGCGTACGATATTACCGAGTTGCGACAGGAAGAAGCTGCAAAACATGTTCAGCTGCTGGTGATTGCCGCGGGAGTGCTGGCTTTGCTGCTTGGCACCCTTTATGCCATTACCCGCATCATGCAACTGAAACTGCAGAAGGCGCAGCAGGCCATTGAGACAATGGCCATAACGGACGAGCTGACCGGATTGTACAATCGTCGTTATGCCTTCCAGAAGCTTGCGAACGAGTTGAAGTTGGCAAGCAGGCATGGAACGCTATTTACTTGTCTGATGCTTGATATCGACTATTTCAAGGATGTGAATGATACGTATGGACATCCCTCCGGCGACAAGGTGTTGCAGGACCTTGCCGGTATCCTCCGCACCAATTCACGTGCGACGGATACAGTTGCCCGCTTCGGGGGCGAGGAGTTCATGATCATTCTGCCTCTTACGGACTCGGAGGGTGCTTGTTCTGCAGCAGAGAAGATTCGAAAAGCTGTTCTTGAGCATGTGTTTAAAATGGATACGGATATTGAACTGCACCTGACTGTGAGCGTGGGATGCTCAACGGTCCGTTTCGGAGGCGATGGCATCATTTCGGTAAAGGATGTTGTCGCCATGGCGGATAAGGCATTGTACAGGGCGAAGCGCGCAGGCAAAAACCGCGTGGAGAGTTTGCCGCTGGTGGCCGGAACAGTTGGAGACGTTTCCGTTGGAAACCCCGAAGGGGTGTAA
- a CDS encoding NAD(P)H-dependent flavin oxidoreductase: MSFPSLKIGDIVARMPIVQGGMGVGISLSGLASAVANEGGIGVIAGAMIGMSEPDVGKNPHEANIRAMRKEIRKARELSDGVLGVNIMVALTNFADLVKTSIEEKVDVIFSGAGLPLDMPKYLKEYYDEKKEQAHTKLVPIVSSARAATILCKKWLSKFDYLPDAFVVEGPKAGGHLGFSREELDDPAHSLEVVIPQVVEAVKVFEEKHGKKIPVIAAGGVYTGEDIKKFLDMGASGVQMGTRFVATHECDADDRFKQSYIDAREEDVTIIQSPVGMPGRAIIGKFVEDARAGLKKPFKCIFECIHNCKKEDSPYCIASALLNAKKGNLDRGFAFSGSNVHRVDRIMSVKELMNSLAAEYDAANAKA, translated from the coding sequence ATGTCATTTCCGTCTTTGAAAATAGGCGACATCGTCGCCCGTATGCCCATCGTGCAGGGCGGCATGGGTGTGGGAATTTCCCTGTCCGGCCTTGCCAGTGCTGTTGCCAATGAGGGTGGCATCGGTGTTATCGCAGGTGCCATGATCGGCATGAGCGAGCCTGACGTGGGCAAGAACCCCCACGAAGCGAACATCCGCGCCATGCGCAAGGAAATTCGCAAGGCCCGTGAACTGAGCGACGGCGTGCTCGGCGTAAACATCATGGTCGCCCTGACCAACTTTGCCGACCTCGTAAAGACATCCATCGAAGAGAAGGTGGACGTCATTTTTTCCGGCGCAGGCCTGCCGCTGGATATGCCCAAGTATCTCAAGGAATACTACGATGAGAAGAAGGAACAGGCGCACACCAAGCTCGTTCCCATCGTGTCTTCCGCCCGTGCCGCCACCATTCTCTGCAAAAAGTGGCTCTCCAAGTTCGACTACCTGCCCGACGCCTTTGTTGTCGAAGGCCCCAAGGCCGGTGGCCACCTCGGCTTCAGCCGCGAAGAACTGGATGATCCTGCCCACTCGCTGGAAGTGGTCATTCCTCAGGTCGTTGAAGCCGTGAAAGTCTTTGAAGAAAAGCATGGCAAGAAGATTCCCGTCATTGCCGCAGGCGGCGTATACACCGGCGAGGACATCAAGAAGTTCCTCGACATGGGCGCTTCCGGCGTACAGATGGGCACCCGTTTCGTGGCCACCCACGAATGCGATGCCGACGACCGTTTCAAGCAGTCTTACATCGACGCCAGGGAAGAGGATGTAACCATCATCCAGAGCCCCGTGGGCATGCCCGGCCGTGCCATCATCGGCAAATTCGTGGAAGACGCCCGAGCGGGCCTCAAGAAGCCCTTCAAGTGCATTTTCGAATGCATCCACAACTGCAAGAAGGAAGACAGCCCTTACTGCATCGCCTCTGCCCTGCTCAACGCAAAGAAGGGCAACCTTGATCGCGGTTTTGCCTTCTCCGGCTCCAATGTGCACCGTGTTGACCGCATCATGTCGGTGAAGGAGCTTATGAACTCCCTTGCCGCAGAATACGACGCGGCGAACGCCAAGGCGTAA
- a CDS encoding PD-(D/E)XK nuclease family protein yields the protein MRAHPFIIIPWENDFLAGLARLVLTETNGNPARACIIVPHSRPRRYFADTLHAMPELPKPFALSQMLTVSELFGTLRSEIENNPPDQIEMLDRVGLLLRCLEQETQDSHDALPLPTGDTNRFFPWGVRLANLLEDFYNQNIEPEDVTYMEGQVVDFAAGLLGSLGRIHRAYTAELDARGWTTPGYDAFRVLRYIEAQRREGAAPEFACLRGKHIFVAGFYGLTGVEEAIFRHLSEEHGAHIVLHSDVRLADAPSRAHWACREHTRWLSRWNSKAVCIEEPESRKRETVFHEGFDLHSQLDVLERTLSEYAPESKTDASSDNAPATIDSAVVLPDTGLLMPVLHHLPRKDVNISMGYPLGRSTLFRLLETVMRLQETANAKSYHWKEVIGLLRHPYLKMLTIAEERPLGVPLHHMEASVRTGRRYTDPRALHPDLDEQGRLPEADVRTLLAAVLDLTVTRWEDLATPQDMADTLADLCTLLLTHGGDLWDRFPIDAESIFRLMHRVIPMLRECSLATQAFPRDVLFTILRETIRQERVPFEADPLTGVQVMGMLETRLLRFNTVHVIDATEDKLPGAPANDPLLPDSLRGMLGLPDSRHRELVSAYNFHRLLQGAENITIYYQSGVERSGLFEEKRARSRFVEELLWQEEKKRGTLITAGTPPLHAISYPMPAITRMDKSVERTPEVSARLNEYLQRPLSPSALDTYLTCPVRFFHERLCGVGSVDEVNEGDDYAGIGDLLHSVLEDFYTPYLKRMVRFEEDDALRLQDLFSHKLHQSELKDSLPFDSFLMLEAAGRKRLASFIDHQPETWVVALEQRYEAEVAVDGKTRRLAGRMDRVDEREGQTVILDYKTGKVSRPNPDIWGDDMLWSRLRCWQGEDDDTLALLAGKLPSVQLPAYLYIYPRGVRQGAPLPVGDAGWVELRSNGKEVLLFGPGTEEDVREAVIGQQIPLLMEFLFRHMETVPFYRPNRGKHCAWCTCANCCSV from the coding sequence ATGCGCGCCCACCCCTTCATCATCATTCCGTGGGAAAACGACTTCCTCGCAGGCCTTGCGCGCCTTGTGCTGACCGAGACGAACGGCAACCCCGCACGGGCCTGCATCATCGTACCGCACAGCCGCCCGCGCCGTTACTTTGCAGACACACTCCACGCCATGCCGGAACTGCCCAAGCCCTTCGCGCTGTCGCAGATGCTGACCGTGAGCGAGCTCTTCGGCACCCTGCGCTCCGAGATTGAGAACAACCCGCCGGACCAGATCGAAATGCTGGACCGCGTGGGCCTTCTGCTTCGCTGCCTTGAGCAAGAAACACAGGACTCGCATGACGCCCTGCCCCTGCCCACGGGCGACACCAACCGCTTTTTTCCGTGGGGCGTGCGCCTTGCCAACCTGCTTGAGGACTTCTACAACCAGAATATCGAACCGGAAGACGTGACCTACATGGAAGGGCAGGTGGTGGACTTTGCCGCCGGGCTGCTCGGTTCGCTGGGCCGCATACACAGAGCCTATACGGCAGAACTGGATGCACGGGGGTGGACCACTCCCGGATACGACGCATTCCGCGTGCTGCGATACATCGAAGCACAACGGAGGGAGGGAGCTGCGCCGGAATTCGCCTGCCTGCGCGGCAAGCACATCTTCGTTGCCGGATTCTACGGTCTCACCGGGGTGGAAGAGGCGATCTTCCGCCATCTGAGTGAAGAACACGGGGCGCATATCGTGCTCCATTCCGATGTCCGGCTTGCTGATGCCCCTTCCAGGGCGCACTGGGCCTGCCGCGAACACACGCGCTGGCTCTCCCGCTGGAATTCCAAGGCGGTCTGCATCGAGGAACCGGAATCCCGCAAACGAGAAACCGTGTTTCACGAAGGATTCGACCTGCACTCCCAGCTCGACGTGCTGGAGCGCACCCTCTCGGAATACGCCCCGGAGAGCAAAACAGACGCCTCATCCGACAATGCGCCGGCAACCATAGACTCCGCCGTGGTGCTGCCCGACACAGGCCTGCTCATGCCCGTGCTGCACCATTTGCCGCGCAAGGACGTGAACATTTCCATGGGCTATCCGCTGGGCCGCTCCACCCTGTTTCGCCTGCTGGAAACAGTGATGCGCCTGCAGGAAACCGCCAACGCAAAATCTTACCACTGGAAGGAAGTCATCGGCCTTCTGAGACACCCGTATCTGAAAATGCTCACCATCGCAGAAGAGCGCCCGCTCGGCGTACCCCTGCATCACATGGAGGCATCCGTGCGGACGGGCAGACGCTATACGGACCCGAGGGCACTGCATCCGGACCTTGATGAGCAGGGGCGCCTGCCGGAGGCCGATGTCCGCACCCTGCTTGCCGCCGTTCTTGACCTCACCGTGACACGCTGGGAAGACCTTGCCACGCCGCAGGACATGGCGGACACGCTGGCCGATCTGTGCACTCTGCTGCTCACCCACGGCGGAGACCTGTGGGACCGCTTCCCCATAGATGCGGAGTCCATCTTCCGTCTCATGCACCGCGTCATCCCCATGCTGCGCGAATGCTCGCTGGCAACGCAGGCCTTCCCCAGGGACGTGCTGTTCACCATCCTCCGCGAAACAATCCGGCAGGAGCGCGTTCCCTTCGAGGCAGACCCGCTCACCGGCGTGCAGGTCATGGGTATGCTGGAAACGCGTCTGCTGCGGTTCAATACCGTGCACGTCATTGATGCGACCGAAGACAAGCTCCCGGGCGCACCGGCCAACGATCCGCTCCTGCCCGACTCCTTGCGCGGCATGCTGGGACTGCCGGATTCCCGCCACCGGGAGCTGGTTTCCGCCTACAACTTCCACCGCCTGCTGCAGGGGGCCGAGAATATAACCATCTACTACCAGTCGGGCGTGGAACGTTCCGGCCTTTTCGAAGAAAAACGCGCGCGCTCCCGCTTTGTGGAAGAGCTGCTGTGGCAGGAAGAAAAGAAGCGCGGCACGCTCATCACCGCCGGCACACCGCCCCTGCACGCCATATCCTATCCCATGCCTGCCATCACGCGAATGGACAAGTCCGTGGAACGCACGCCGGAAGTCTCGGCGCGTCTGAACGAGTACTTGCAACGGCCGCTCTCCCCGTCCGCACTGGACACCTATCTCACCTGCCCGGTCCGCTTCTTCCATGAACGGCTCTGCGGCGTGGGCAGCGTTGATGAGGTGAACGAGGGAGACGACTACGCCGGTATCGGCGACCTGCTCCACAGTGTGCTGGAAGACTTCTACACACCCTACCTCAAACGGATGGTCCGCTTTGAAGAAGACGATGCCCTGCGCCTGCAGGACCTCTTTTCACACAAGCTACACCAGAGCGAACTCAAGGACAGCCTGCCCTTCGATTCCTTCCTCATGCTTGAGGCGGCGGGTCGCAAACGGCTTGCAAGCTTCATCGATCACCAGCCGGAAACCTGGGTCGTGGCTCTGGAGCAACGCTATGAGGCCGAAGTTGCGGTTGACGGCAAGACCAGACGGCTTGCCGGTCGCATGGACCGCGTGGATGAACGCGAAGGCCAAACCGTCATTCTGGACTACAAGACCGGCAAGGTGAGCCGTCCCAATCCCGACATCTGGGGCGACGACATGCTCTGGAGCCGCCTGCGCTGCTGGCAGGGCGAAGACGACGACACCCTTGCCCTGCTTGCGGGAAAACTGCCCAGCGTGCAGCTTCCGGCCTACCTGTACATTTATCCCAGAGGCGTCCGGCAGGGGGCTCCGCTCCCCGTAGGGGATGCCGGATGGGTTGAATTGCGCAGCAACGGCAAGGAAGTATTGCTATTTGGCCCCGGCACGGAAGAAGACGTGCGCGAGGCAGTCATAGGGCAACAGATTCCCCTTCTGATGGAATTCCTATTCCGGCACATGGAAACAGTCCCCTTCTACCGTCCCAACCGCGGAAAACACTGCGCATGGTGCACTTGCGCTAATTGCTGTTCTGTGTAA